CGCCCAGTCGACGCGGTCGAGGTGTTGGAGGGCTCGTTTAGCCACGGTGCACCACCGTTTCATGGTCCCTGCTTTGTTTGCATGGGGGGCCTTTCGTTGGGCGTGGTGTTTTGTGACCCGCCCCAGTTCGGGTAATAGTTGGCATGTCGAACTCCTAAACAGTTCGGTGTAGCCCCCGCACTTGTTCGCGCAGGTGCGGGGGCGTTTACGTTAGTTGGTGCTGCCGGTGGGGTTGGCGTCGCTGGCGTTTGTCTTTTTCAGCGCTTGGACGGCGGCGAGGATCATGTTGTCGGTGATGACGGTGTTGGTTGATCCGGGGACACTGTTGCCGACGAGGATCGCGGACTCGTATGCGGCATCCCAGCCTGGTTGTGCGGAGAAAGCCCATGCTCGGGCTTGTGTCCATTCCATTGGGTTGGGGATACCTTCGCGGGCGGCGCTGGCTGCTATGCGGCGGTGGAGTGTGTAGTCCTCTGCGAGTGTTGCTTGGGTTCTGAAGCTCATGGCTTCCTCTCAGTTTGAGACCTTTGTTACTTGAGTTTTTCGATGGCGACGCGGATGTTGCAGTTGAGTGTGGTGCCGCTGGTTTGTTTGACGGTGAACACGATTTTTTGTGTTGTGGGCAGGTAGAGGTTGGGTGTGGTTAGTGTGCCGTCCCATTCGTTGGGGATGGGCATGTTGATGTGGGTGCGGGTTTCGTCGCTGTTGAGGATCGCGATTCGGCCTTGTGCGCCCATTGGTGCGCCGCAGTCTGCCCGGTAGGTGATGGCGTAGACACCGGCTGTGAGTGTGATTGCTCCTGCTTCGGCGGGGGTGGCGTATGAGCCGTTTTTGGTGGTGGTTTGGTCGGGTGTGAATGGGGTGGTTGGCTTCCGGTTTGTGGTGCCGGTGGGGAGTGAGAATACGGTGGTGAACTCGGCGTGCTGAACATCGAGCAGATTCCCGTTCACCTTCACATTGCCGAGCAGGTTCACGTACGCAGCCGTGTCTCCCACGCTTACCGTTCGCCCAGGGGTGTTGACCTCGATGAGCGAGGACAACAGTCCACCGATCGCTACATTGTCGGAGACGAGTCGGGTTGTTGGGCCGAGGGTCATTAGGGTGCCGCCGGACCTGCCTGACGAGCCAAGATAGAGCGATTCTCCATCCGCGCTATACACCCCGGGAGAAAGGGCGCGATCCACGCCTTCCACTTCAAAAAAGATGCCGGGGTTTGCGGCCTCCTGCCCGAGCAAGTTGCGGGAGACGGTCGTCATACTGACGCTGATGTTGCGGGGCGGGTTCTCGGCCGTCTTGCCCTTGCTGGAGATGGTGCCGGTGACCACGACGTCGGTGAGTGCGGCTTCGGCGAGGTTCTGCCGCTCGATCACGATCTCTTTTTGCACCGTCTCCGTGAGTGCCGTGCCGACGCTCTCATTGATGGTGCCGCCCTCGACAATGTTGCCGACATTCACATACGTGCGCTGCGACGTCAGCTGCTCCACCATGCGCTCAAGATCAGCGAACCCGCTGAGCCAACCGCTGCGGCGTAACCTGCTGGGGGATACCGTTCATCCCAACCATCTACACCACCCCCAACCGTGCCAGCGTCGGCTTGAACTCAGACGACCCCGAACTAAGAGACCAACCAACAACCACAAGCACCTCATCCAATTTTCGTGTCAGCGCATCAACCGTGACCCGCGCCGTATCACCCAAAGTCAGGTCACCCAACGACGTACCCACCCCATCCCGAACCGTCACCGTCAACACGTTCTGACCACCGAACAACTGCGCCGCCATCGCCTGCGCGTGACCGTTGATCGTCCGCACATCCTTCACACCCGAAAACTGGCGGCGATCCTCCAAACGGACGAACCCTGCAGCCTCACGCACCGTATCCACGACCGGGGCGGACATCAGTTTCGACTCCGCATCACCGTCACCAATCGCCCGCACATGGGTAGCCGCATCACCGTCGCCCCACGGCCTCGAACTGTCGAACCCGGACACGTTGCCCGGCATATCGAACACATGCTCCGGGGCGTCCGTCCGATACCCGAGATGCGGGTAACCGGTGCGGAACGTGTACTTCACACGGGTATGCGAATCGTCCGTCCAGTCCACGTCAACGGTCCAGTTGAACCCGTTCTCCACCGCCGCCAACTCCTGCAAACGGTTGTAGACGCGGGCGTTCTCATCGTCCGCATACACACGGTCCCGCAGTACGCCAGTCTTCGGGCAGTCATAGTTGAGCGGAATCCCAGCCGCATCCCCACAAATGGAGGCAAGATCGCGGGCAATGTCCGCCTGATCCCGCTGCACATACGCCAACGACGGCACATACCGGCGCAAGAAATACGCCTCCAACGTCACACACGGGAACGACACCGTATCCACCGAATCCGCGGCATCATCATTCGGGACCCCATGCCACACAATCCGATCCTCACCATCCAACACAAGGATCAGGTTCCGCCACGGCAGAATCAGCTGATCCCAATTCGGCGGACACTCAGGATGCAAGACCGGCAAAGAAAGAGTCCCCGAACCGTGGCCCTGCAACACCCGAGACAACTCGCCCTCAATCGTGAACGGCGCCGAATCCAGGACCCTGCCAGTCTTCAACTCACACACCAAGAACCGGTACGTCACGCAACACCATCATCCCGGACCGCCACATACGTCTGCCCGTACACGCCCGGGCCGTAGATCGTGTAACCACCCGGCCCCGCCAGATGAGCCCCAAGGACCTGCAAGTTATGGGTGCCAGCACCCAAGGCGCCCGTCCGCCCCGTGAAGTTGAACGCCGTCTCCAACGCAGTCGCCGTCAAATCCACCTGCGAACGGCGGACCGGCGTGCCATCCACCGTCACGATGAACCCGTACTTCGCGCCCGCATTGCCCGACATGACACCCGAGAACTCCACCGACGCAGCGCGACCACCCACAGTCTCGAAGCTCAGGTTGAAAGCCGGCAGCTCCACGTACAAGTTACTGCTGCCCAGATTAGAGTTCGCCACCATCTGCTTGTACCCGAGGACCCCGCCCGGCTCGAACCAGCGAGTCGTTGGCGTACCCGAAGCCATCGTCACAACCGCGTGCTGCAAGGTGCCCTGGCGATCCAATCGCTGAACAATTGTGCCGTCCACGGCAGCCACGGCATCACGCTCAGCTTGCGACCGCACAGGAATAGGCGCACCAGCAGCAGCAGTCAACGGCGCATCCACCGTTACCACAGGGCTACCAGCACCCGACTTCGGCACCTGAACCGACGCCACATGCAACGCAAGCGGCGGCAAGGCAGGCAGGCCGGGAAGGGCAGCGGGGGTGCCAGTGATGATCCGCAGACGGCCCAGGCGAGTCGTGCCGCCCGAACCGTTATCCGGGTCCAGCACCTCCAGCACCACACGATCAAGGCGGCCATTCGTCGCATCAGCAACACCCAAAGTGCCCGCCGACGTCACCGAATCCACGCCCGTCAGGTACACGCCCTTGGTGCTGCCGATCGCACAGTTGAACGGGCCCACCTGCACATTTGAGCCAGACAACGACACAGCCGGCGCCGGACCGAGCGCACCAGTCCGGGCGACACCCGCAGATGACTGAGCCACCAGGCCGCCAAGCCCGCGGCGTTCACCCTCCGCGTCATACTCAGTCCCGTTGATGTACAGCGGCTTGATTACTCCAGCCATGACAACCTACTTCCAAGAATCAGACCAAGACACGGTCATACGGGCAGCCTCGTCATACGAAGCCGCATCAAAAGTGAGAGTGTTACTGCCCGGACCAAACACCAACCAACGGCCGCGCATAGTGCCACGCCGCGACACCCCATTCAGCAGGGCCGTCCGCGCATCCAAATCCACAACCAGCGACTGACCCGGCAACACATCCAAATCAAAGGACAACCACTGCCCATCCGGCATACGCACAGTCGGGCCCGAAACCGGACCATCAAACCGAACAGTCACAGGAGCCGGCGCAGTACCCGAATTCAGCACATCCACCGACCCAGACACCACCGTCGCGTTGATCGTTGACGGCAACGTGTACGGGCGCACACGGCCACCCTGAGTACGCGGCAAAGGCACCGTCAGCGAATAAGCGGGAGCCGGACCAGTACCCGAAAGGCGGCGATAATCCGGGGCAATAAGCTGGATGTTGAACGTAGCCTCACCGCCACCACGCCACACAACAAGCGGATCCTCCTCAAGGCGCACCATCGCATAACGCGACAGGCTGCCCTCAGTGACCACCAAAGGGAACAAGTCATTGATCGACAGGCCGCCAATAAACGCCTCGAACGCGTCCCGCACCGCCAAAGGATCGTCACCAAACAGTGACCCCTCCAGCACCAGGACACGCGGCGAATAATAGGCCCGGTCCGCCCAACCGCCATGCTGATACGACCGCTGCGTAACCGTGCCCCTCGAAGACGGCGGATCCCACCAACCCTTCAAGTCCGAAAACACGCCCGCCACAGGGGCAGACTCAGCAGCCTGCCCCTGCAACACCATGCCCGGAAGCGTCACACTGAACCGTGGGCGGTCCGTCGTCCATGCAATATCAACCATCAGACAGCAGCCCCCTGCAGCCGTGCGATATGCACAGCAGTCGAATACGGATTAGCGGCCTCGTGAACGTTGAAGACCTGCTGGGGCTTATTGCCCATTGCGGAACCGCCAGAGATGTCTGTGCCAACCTCGAAGCGGGGCGCGGCAGGCACGGTGACAAGGGACGCCATCTGCTTATCGATGGCTGACTCTGTGTCGCCGATGCCGAGCATGAGCCCTTCGCCGATGTTGCCGCCGAACTCGCGGAACACGCGGGACGGGGAATGGATGCCAAGCGCTGTCTTGAATGGGCCTACAATCCAACCCGGGAGCAGGTCGAGGAAGAAGCTTCCAATTGAACCCGCCAACGACTTGATGCCATCCATGAGGCCCTGCACGACGTTCTTGCCCGCATCCCACAACCACTGACCAGCACCCGAAACCGCACCCAACACCTTGTCCTTGATGGACGAAACGAGGTTCACAACGTTGCCGATGCCGCCCGATATTGCGCCCGTAATTCCGCCCCAAATACCGGAGAGAAAACCAAGGATGCCGTTCCATACCGAAGACCAAAGGGACGCCACCACATTCAAGTAGGCGCCAATGACCGAACCGATGATCTGCATGGCCCCGGACACCACCGATGTGATGGCATTCCAAACGCCGGACAGGATGTTCTTGATGCCGTCCCACACCTGCGACCAATTGCCAGAGATGATGCCTGTGACCACCTGAATGATGCCCTGCACGATCTGCATAGCCGCCGTAATCACCGACGCGATCACACCGAACACCGTCACGACCACCGGCAGCAGTGCCTGAATGATCGGAATCAGCAGGCCCGCAATGATGGTTATCAGTGGGGCAATGGCAGTAACCAGAGCCGTGAAGATGGTGATGATCGGAGGCATGACCGACTGCACCAACTGGATCAGAATCGGGGCGAGAGAGCTGACCAGCGACATGACCAAAGGCATCACGGCGGCAAGAACCCCCATGAT
This Arthrobacter sp. zg-Y20 DNA region includes the following protein-coding sequences:
- a CDS encoding phage tail domain-containing protein translates to MVDIAWTTDRPRFSVTLPGMVLQGQAAESAPVAGVFSDLKGWWDPPSSRGTVTQRSYQHGGWADRAYYSPRVLVLEGSLFGDDPLAVRDAFEAFIGGLSINDLFPLVVTEGSLSRYAMVRLEEDPLVVWRGGGEATFNIQLIAPDYRRLSGTGPAPAYSLTVPLPRTQGGRVRPYTLPSTINATVVSGSVDVLNSGTAPAPVTVRFDGPVSGPTVRMPDGQWLSFDLDVLPGQSLVVDLDARTALLNGVSRRGTMRGRWLVFGPGSNTLTFDAASYDEAARMTVSWSDSWK